The Kryptolebias marmoratus isolate JLee-2015 linkage group LG18, ASM164957v2, whole genome shotgun sequence genome includes a region encoding these proteins:
- the tnnt2c gene encoding troponin T2c, cardiac gives MSDIEEVAEEYEQEDEKDEKKGENEEGSRPRHKTTYVPNMAPPKLPDGEKVDFDDLHRKRLEKDFNDLQALIEQHFSSRQKEEEELMALRSRIERRRADRAEQQRVRAEQERERQARVAEERSRREEEAAKLRAEEEAKKKKVFSNKSFGGYLQKVEQKKGKKLTAREEKRKALMERKKPLNVDHLSQEKLAEKAQDLWQWLYQLHAEKFDLAEKLSRQKYEIHVLRNRVSDHQRGSKLSKTSRGAKGKSVSRK, from the coding sequence ATGTCAGACATTGAGGAAGTTGCGGAGGAGTATGAGCAGGAAGACGAGAAGGATGAGAAGAAAGGGGAGAACGAGGAAGGCTCCAGGCCACGGCATAAGACGACCTATGTGCCAAACATGGCTCCTCCAAAGCTTCCTGATGGAGAAAAGGTTGATTTTGACGACCTCCACCGCAAGCGACTAGAGAAGGATTTCAATGACCTCCAGGCCCTCATAGAGCAACATTTTTCCAGCCGtcagaaggaagaggaggagctgatgGCGCTCCGCAGCCGCATCGAGCGCCGCCGCGCCGACCGGGCGGAACAGCAGCGCGTCCGCGCGGAGCAGGAGCGCGAGCGCCAAGCGCGGGTGGCCGAGGAGAGGTCGAGGCGCGAGGAAGAGGCGGCCAAGCTGCGCGCAGAGGAGGAggccaagaagaagaaggtctTCTCCAACAAGTCGTTCGGCGGCTACCTGCAGAAGGTCGAGCAGAAGAAGGGCAAGAAGCTGACGGCCCGcgaggagaagaggaaggcGCTGATGGAGCGCAAGAAGCCGCTCAACGTCGACCACCTGAGCCAGGAGAAGCTGGCGGAGAAGGCGCAGGACCTCTGGCAGTGGCTCTACCAGCTGCACGCCGAGAAGTTCGACCTGGCAGAAAAGCTCAGTAGGCAGAAGTACGAGATCCACGTGCTCCGAAACCGAGTCAGCGACCACCAGAGGGGCTCCAAATTGTCCAAGACCTCCCGTGGGGCCAAAGGCAAGTCTGTCTCCAGGAAGTGA